Proteins from a single region of Streptomyces griseiscabiei:
- a CDS encoding cobyrinate a,c-diamide synthase, with translation MASSAAPLPSVPRLVIAAPSSRSGKTTVATGLMAALSERGFAVSPHKVGPDYIDPGYHALASGRVGRNLDAYLCGPELVAPLFAHGSRGCDIAVVEGVMGMFDGASGQGELASTAHVAKLLRAPVVLVVDASSQSRSVAALVHGFASWDTEVRIGGVILNKVASDRHEELLRDALESTGVPVLGVLRRAPQVDTPSRHLGLVPVAERQAAALEAVAAMAAQVRAGCDLEALVALARTAGSLSGTAWEPPVTAAGKREVVAVAGGPAFTFSYAEHAELLTAAGAEVVVFDPLRDEQLPDGTRGLVIGGGFPEMYAAELSANEPLRKAVAELAFGGAPVAAECAGLLYLCRELDGRPMCAVLDATARMDERLTLGYRDAVAVTDSVLAPAGTRMRAHEFHRTVVEPGAGATPAWGIRTPPPRVEGFVRGGVHASYLHTHWAAEPGVARRFVERCRTVS, from the coding sequence ATGGCCTCCTCCGCCGCTCCCCTGCCCTCCGTCCCCCGGCTGGTGATCGCCGCGCCCTCGTCGCGCAGCGGCAAGACCACCGTGGCGACGGGGCTGATGGCCGCGCTCTCCGAGCGGGGGTTCGCCGTGTCCCCGCACAAGGTGGGGCCGGACTACATCGACCCCGGCTATCACGCGCTCGCCAGCGGGCGGGTGGGGCGAAACCTCGACGCGTACCTGTGCGGGCCGGAGCTGGTCGCGCCGCTCTTCGCGCACGGGTCACGCGGGTGCGACATCGCCGTCGTCGAGGGTGTGATGGGGATGTTCGACGGGGCCTCGGGGCAGGGGGAGCTGGCCTCGACCGCGCATGTGGCGAAGCTGCTGCGGGCGCCGGTGGTGCTGGTCGTGGACGCGTCGTCGCAGTCGCGGTCGGTGGCGGCGCTGGTGCACGGGTTCGCCTCCTGGGACACCGAGGTGCGGATCGGGGGCGTGATCCTCAACAAGGTCGCCTCGGACCGGCACGAGGAACTGCTCCGGGACGCCCTGGAGTCGACCGGGGTGCCCGTGCTGGGGGTGCTGCGGCGGGCGCCGCAGGTGGACACCCCGTCCCGGCATCTGGGACTCGTTCCGGTCGCCGAGCGGCAGGCCGCCGCGCTGGAGGCCGTGGCGGCGATGGCCGCGCAGGTGCGGGCCGGATGCGATCTGGAGGCGCTGGTCGCGCTCGCCCGGACCGCCGGGTCACTGTCGGGCACGGCGTGGGAGCCGCCCGTCACGGCCGCGGGGAAGCGCGAGGTGGTGGCCGTGGCCGGTGGGCCCGCGTTCACCTTCTCCTATGCCGAGCACGCCGAGCTGCTGACGGCCGCCGGCGCCGAGGTGGTCGTCTTCGATCCGCTGCGGGACGAGCAACTGCCCGACGGGACACGCGGGTTGGTGATCGGCGGCGGGTTCCCCGAGATGTACGCCGCCGAGCTGTCCGCCAACGAGCCGCTGCGCAAGGCGGTCGCCGAGCTGGCGTTCGGCGGGGCTCCGGTGGCGGCGGAGTGCGCGGGGCTGCTGTATCTGTGCCGGGAGCTGGACGGGCGGCCCATGTGCGCGGTGCTCGACGCGACGGCCCGGATGGACGAGCGGCTGACCCTCGGCTACCGGGACGCCGTGGCCGTCACCGACAGTGTGCTCGCGCCGGCCGGGACCCGGATGCGGGCCCACGAATTCCATCGGACGGTCGTCGAGCCCGGGGCCGGGGCCACTCCCGCCTGGGGGATACGGACCCCTCCCCCGCGCGTCGAGGGCTTTGTGCGGGGCGGGGTGCACGCGAGTTATCTGCATACGCACTGGGCGGCGGAGCCGGGGGTCGCGCGGCGGTTCGTGGAGAGATGCCGGACGGTTTCGTGA